Proteins found in one Mytilus edulis chromosome 2, xbMytEdul2.2, whole genome shotgun sequence genomic segment:
- the LOC139510258 gene encoding p53 apoptosis effector related to PMP-22-like, with protein MEIAGIPMLTFVGFILTIVALVIDLIGFAAPYWWYLKVGNVKFYAGIWKSCTSGGSTICGDFVDVKNLASWREAVQAMETLGFLCLIAALVVVILKLFVLKDKPILKWVAVGCLAAAAAFILIGVCIYGGEASTAETDNLHFAFAFVIIAAIVAIVASIMFCLDK; from the exons ATGGAGATAGCTGGAATACCAATGCTTACTTTTGTAGGCTTCATTTTAACAATTGTTGCATTAGTGATCGATTTGATTGGTTTTGCTGCTCCTTATTGGTGGTATCTTAAAGTAGGAAATGTAAAATTTTATGCAGGAATCTGGAAATCGTGTACTTCAGGAGGATCTACCATTTGTGGTGACTTTGTAGACGTTAAAAACTTAGCAT cATGGCGAGAAGCTGTTCAAGCCATGGAGACCCTTGGTTTCTTATGTCTAATTGCTGCACTTGTTGTTGTTATATTGAAACTATTCGTCTTAAAAGATAAACCAATTCTAAAATGGGTAGCTGTTGGATGCTTAGCTGCAGCAG CGGCATTCATTCTGATTGGAGTATGCATATATGGAGGAGAAGCATCAACAGCTGAAACTGATAATCTACATTTTGCCTTTGCCTTTGTGATTATTGCTGCTATTGTTGCCATCGTAGCGTCCATTATGTTTTGTTTGGACAAGTAA